A genomic window from Streptomyces brevispora includes:
- a CDS encoding GvpL/GvpF family gas vesicle protein, with protein sequence MAADGVYVYAVMRAGTVLPKGIGGVGSPPAVLRKITTGGLDAVVSDAPPGLRARRRDLLAHQELLMRLADEGPVLPMRFGMVAPDEETVLHQLAGAEADHAATLEQLSGRFEINVKAFPAQNALAALVAEDETVRRLREAVRRRPGYEASLRLGEAVSAALTRRATAAGRSVLGELTPGSRAVAAGPEVPGCALNVSFLVERGDSEAFLANARHFADAHRDHVELRLAGPLPCYSFVGREARSMPVGGV encoded by the coding sequence ATGGCAGCCGACGGGGTCTACGTCTACGCCGTCATGCGGGCGGGCACGGTGCTCCCGAAGGGCATTGGCGGAGTGGGGTCCCCTCCTGCCGTCCTGCGGAAGATCACCACGGGCGGGCTCGACGCGGTGGTCAGCGATGCGCCGCCCGGGTTGCGCGCGCGACGCCGTGACCTGCTGGCGCACCAGGAACTCCTGATGCGCCTGGCGGACGAGGGGCCGGTGCTGCCCATGCGCTTCGGCATGGTCGCCCCTGATGAAGAAACCGTCCTGCATCAGCTGGCCGGCGCCGAAGCCGACCACGCAGCCACCCTGGAGCAGTTGTCCGGCCGCTTCGAGATCAACGTCAAGGCGTTTCCGGCACAGAACGCGCTGGCCGCTCTCGTTGCCGAGGACGAGACCGTACGGCGGCTGCGCGAGGCGGTGCGAAGGCGCCCCGGCTACGAGGCCAGTCTCCGGCTGGGTGAAGCCGTCTCCGCAGCGCTCACCCGCAGGGCGACAGCGGCCGGCCGGTCCGTTCTCGGGGAACTCACCCCAGGCTCCCGCGCCGTCGCGGCAGGACCTGAGGTTCCGGGCTGCGCGCTCAACGTGTCGTTCCTCGTCGAACGCGGTGACAGTGAAGCCTTCCTGGCGAACGCCCGGCACTTCGCGGACGCCCACCGGGACCACGTGGAACTCCGCCTGGCCGGCCCGCTGCCCTGCTACAGCTTCGTCGGGCGCGAGGCCCGTTCCATGCCCGTGGGCGGGGTGTGA
- a CDS encoding gas vesicle protein GvpG: MGLITGLLTFPIAPVRGVVWVAEKLNDAADRELHDPAVLRTQLALLNQEYEIGDITLEEFERQEERLLDRLHSARVGPAQIDQR; the protein is encoded by the coding sequence ATGGGGCTGATCACCGGCTTGCTCACGTTTCCCATCGCGCCGGTGCGCGGCGTGGTCTGGGTGGCGGAGAAGCTCAACGACGCCGCTGACCGGGAGCTGCACGACCCTGCCGTACTTCGGACACAACTGGCCCTTCTCAACCAGGAATACGAAATCGGCGACATCACCCTGGAGGAATTCGAACGGCAAGAGGAACGGTTGCTTGACCGGCTGCACTCCGCACGGGTCGGCCCGGCACAGATCGATCAGAGGTGA
- a CDS encoding histone protein gives MNDQAKVTLAAAVVGGYVLGRTKKGRLALTVATYLAGRRFGLEPRQLAAEGMRRLGEVPQFAELQDQLRGEVLDAGRKAMTAAANRGVSSLADAISDRTARLIEPPKDEGEEDEYEDEYEEGPDGEGAEHEDEEEYELEDEEEEPEEGEDEEEEEEEEEEEEEEEPEEEPEEEPEEEPERPQPRHRPSRRTPSRSARSGADKDRGAKKSAGKKAAPAKKTAAKRSTPAKKAPAKKTAAKKTAAKKAAPAKKTPAKKTAAKKSAPAKKTAAKKTAAKKTSPGKRTASKRSSGRR, from the coding sequence ATGAATGACCAGGCCAAGGTGACCCTGGCGGCCGCAGTAGTGGGCGGCTATGTGCTGGGTCGGACGAAGAAGGGGCGGCTTGCCCTGACCGTGGCGACGTACCTGGCCGGCAGACGGTTCGGCCTGGAACCCCGTCAGCTCGCCGCAGAGGGCATGCGCCGGCTGGGAGAGGTTCCCCAGTTCGCGGAACTGCAGGATCAGCTCCGGGGCGAGGTCCTCGACGCGGGACGCAAGGCGATGACCGCGGCGGCCAACCGCGGCGTGAGCTCGCTTGCCGATGCGATCAGCGACCGCACGGCCCGTCTCATCGAACCTCCGAAGGACGAGGGCGAAGAGGACGAGTACGAGGACGAGTACGAAGAGGGTCCGGACGGCGAGGGTGCGGAGCACGAGGACGAAGAAGAGTACGAACTCGAAGACGAGGAAGAGGAGCCCGAGGAGGGCGAGGACGAGGAAGAGGAGGAAGAGGAGGAAGAAGAGGAAGAAGAGGAAGAGCCTGAGGAAGAGCCCGAGGAAGAGCCCGAGGAAGAGCCCGAAAGGCCGCAGCCGAGGCATCGGCCCTCCCGGCGGACTCCGTCCCGGTCGGCCAGGAGTGGTGCTGACAAGGACCGCGGGGCGAAGAAGAGCGCGGGGAAGAAGGCGGCTCCCGCGAAGAAGACCGCAGCGAAGAGGTCCACCCCGGCCAAGAAGGCTCCGGCCAAGAAGACCGCTGCGAAGAAGACGGCCGCCAAGAAGGCAGCGCCGGCGAAGAAGACCCCGGCGAAGAAGACGGCCGCCAAGAAGTCAGCCCCGGCGAAGAAGACGGCCGCGAAGAAGACGGCGGCGAAGAAGACATCGCCGGGCAAGCGCACCGCATCCAAGCGTTCTAGCGGCCGGAGGTAG
- a CDS encoding SRPBCC family protein, with product MAKTENKEPQADEGEEEETGMGRLRGELSNFLSAQVDKLSEKAGEKLTDVTGRLTDVAENGGELPAMGSRILKGDSPVKAFVSEKAKGVKDNVVDKAKEVFGGGKGKRKSSGGKVMNIIEVLDVGVPLRTAYDYWTQYDRFSSFAKGVRDVSMGDEMTSDWKVKVGPSSRSFKATVQEQVPDERIVWTSEGAKGTTRGAVSFHELAPNLTRIVLVVEYYPSGFFEKTGNLWRAQGRRMRLDFKHFQRYVTLTEEEPDGWRGEIRDGEVVVTHEDAMEEEENQKEDEDEDGYEDEEDEDGEDDDEELVDDEDEEEPEDEEEEEPEEEEPEEEEEEEPEEEEEEEEEPEEEEEEAAPPRKRAARGKRPSRKARRD from the coding sequence ATGGCCAAGACGGAGAACAAGGAGCCCCAGGCAGACGAGGGTGAGGAAGAAGAGACGGGAATGGGCAGGCTCCGTGGCGAGCTTTCCAACTTCCTCAGCGCCCAGGTGGACAAGCTCTCCGAGAAGGCGGGCGAGAAGCTGACCGATGTCACGGGCCGGCTGACCGACGTCGCCGAGAACGGCGGAGAACTTCCCGCGATGGGTTCGCGCATCCTCAAGGGCGATTCGCCGGTGAAGGCGTTCGTCTCGGAGAAGGCGAAGGGCGTCAAGGACAACGTCGTGGACAAGGCCAAGGAGGTCTTCGGCGGAGGAAAGGGCAAGCGCAAGTCGAGTGGCGGCAAGGTCATGAACATCATCGAGGTGCTCGATGTGGGCGTGCCGCTGCGTACGGCTTACGACTACTGGACTCAGTACGACCGGTTCAGCAGCTTCGCCAAGGGCGTGCGTGACGTCTCGATGGGCGATGAGATGACCAGCGACTGGAAGGTCAAGGTCGGGCCCTCCTCGCGGAGCTTCAAGGCGACCGTTCAGGAACAGGTGCCCGACGAACGGATCGTCTGGACGTCCGAGGGAGCGAAGGGCACGACGCGCGGCGCCGTGAGCTTCCACGAACTGGCCCCGAACCTCACCCGCATCGTCCTGGTCGTCGAGTACTACCCGTCCGGGTTCTTCGAGAAGACGGGCAACCTCTGGCGCGCTCAGGGGCGCCGTATGCGACTGGACTTCAAGCACTTCCAGCGCTACGTCACCCTCACCGAGGAGGAGCCCGACGGGTGGCGCGGCGAGATCCGCGACGGAGAGGTCGTGGTGACCCACGAGGACGCCATGGAAGAAGAGGAGAACCAGAAGGAGGACGAGGACGAGGACGGCTACGAGGACGAGGAGGACGAGGACGGGGAGGACGACGACGAGGAACTGGTAGACGACGAGGACGAGGAAGAACCGGAGGACGAGGAAGAGGAAGAACCGGAGGAGGAAGAACCGGAGGAGGAAGAGGAGGAGGAACCGGAGGAGGAAGAAGAAGAGGAGGAGGAACCGGAGGAGGAAGAAGAGGAAGCCGCGCCTCCCCGGAAGCGGGCTGCCCGCGGCAAACGGCCATCGCGAAAGGCTCGTCGTGACTGA
- a CDS encoding gas vesicle protein — protein sequence MTDLDFRQGGYPAAGPQTTNLADILERVLDKGIVIAGDIKIDLLDIELLTIRLRLFVASVDTAKKAGIDWWETDPALSSHAARNALEDENRELRARLDALEAKSEDMSTSEK from the coding sequence GTGACTGATCTCGACTTCAGGCAGGGTGGCTACCCTGCCGCCGGGCCGCAGACCACGAACCTCGCCGACATCCTTGAGCGCGTCCTCGACAAGGGCATCGTGATCGCCGGAGACATCAAGATCGACCTCCTCGACATCGAGTTGCTCACGATCAGGCTGCGCCTCTTCGTGGCCTCTGTCGATACCGCCAAGAAGGCCGGCATCGACTGGTGGGAGACCGATCCGGCGCTCAGCTCCCATGCGGCACGGAACGCCCTGGAGGACGAGAACCGTGAACTGCGCGCACGCCTGGACGCGCTCGAGGCCAAGTCCGAAGACATGTCCACGTCCGAGAAGTGA
- a CDS encoding GvpL/GvpF family gas vesicle protein: protein MTERSPRASDTNAMYVYAVCRTEDRLPLDGVPGVSRDAPVRPLSFGALTAIVQTVRAAEFTDEAWQDRLADEPELERYARAHHEVVSAVAAHAPTVPLPLATLYHGEDSARLALTKESARFHTALKRIARHAEWGVKVYAAHVPQKRESSPAEEPNAPAAPPRPAPGAGRAYLDRKRNLQARREQRQEDSLRVAEAVDADMNRIATASRRLRTHGPAAAGDDRRTQVLNATYLVAEHRAAELALLAQTLRERTGAQIELSGPWVPYSFVGEV, encoded by the coding sequence ATGACGGAGCGCAGCCCCCGGGCTTCGGATACGAATGCCATGTACGTGTACGCGGTCTGCCGGACCGAGGACCGGCTGCCTCTTGACGGAGTGCCCGGAGTATCGCGCGACGCACCCGTACGTCCTCTGTCGTTCGGAGCCCTGACGGCGATCGTGCAGACCGTTCGCGCGGCTGAGTTCACGGACGAGGCCTGGCAGGACCGTCTGGCGGACGAGCCGGAACTCGAACGGTACGCCCGCGCCCATCACGAGGTCGTGTCGGCGGTGGCCGCCCACGCGCCGACCGTTCCCCTGCCCCTGGCCACGCTGTACCACGGGGAGGACAGCGCCAGACTCGCGCTGACCAAGGAGTCGGCCCGCTTTCACACCGCGCTGAAGCGCATCGCCCGGCATGCCGAATGGGGAGTGAAGGTGTACGCGGCCCACGTTCCCCAGAAGCGCGAAAGCAGCCCGGCGGAGGAGCCGAACGCACCTGCGGCCCCGCCCCGTCCGGCTCCGGGAGCGGGCCGGGCATATCTCGACCGCAAGAGGAACCTGCAGGCCCGGCGCGAGCAGCGCCAGGAGGACTCGCTGCGCGTCGCCGAAGCCGTGGACGCGGACATGAACCGCATCGCCACCGCCTCCCGGCGGCTCCGGACGCACGGCCCGGCGGCGGCCGGGGACGACCGTCGCACCCAGGTCCTCAACGCCACCTACCTGGTGGCCGAGCACCGGGCGGCGGAACTCGCCCTGCTGGCGCAGACCCTGCGCGAACGGACCGGTGCGCAGATCGAGCTGTCCGGCCCCTGGGTCCCCTACTCCTTCGTCGGCGAGGTGTGA
- a CDS encoding gas vesicle protein — protein MARDVVPWDNPGPLCGPIGVPLVDLLDRVLATGVVVSGDLVIAIADVPLVRVSLHALLSSVNERVPAPWADSGPL, from the coding sequence GTGGCGCGCGACGTCGTTCCGTGGGACAACCCCGGCCCTCTCTGCGGCCCCATCGGCGTACCGCTGGTCGATCTCCTGGACCGTGTCCTGGCGACCGGGGTGGTCGTCAGCGGGGATCTGGTCATCGCGATCGCCGATGTCCCGCTGGTACGCGTGTCGTTGCACGCCCTGTTGTCGTCGGTCAATGAACGCGTGCCCGCCCCCTGGGCGGACAGTGGGCCGTTGTGA
- a CDS encoding gas vesicle protein K: MTTSRVDLDSEKMGRDLVTLVLTVVELLRQLMERQAIRRIEQGDLSDEQTDEIGTTLMLLDQRMTELCEQHGVRPEDLNLDLGPLGTLLPRD; this comes from the coding sequence GTGACGACTTCACGCGTCGACCTGGACTCGGAGAAGATGGGGCGCGACCTCGTCACCCTGGTCCTCACCGTGGTCGAGCTACTGCGTCAGCTGATGGAGCGCCAGGCGATCCGCCGCATCGAGCAGGGGGACCTCAGCGACGAGCAGACGGACGAGATCGGCACCACGCTCATGCTGCTCGACCAACGCATGACAGAGCTGTGCGAGCAGCACGGAGTGCGTCCGGAGGATCTCAACCTCGACCTGGGCCCGCTCGGCACGCTGCTGCCCCGGGACTGA
- a CDS encoding Asp23/Gls24 family envelope stress response protein: MATNETLGGTALGTGNSDGGTRGTTTIADTVVSTIAGIAVRETDGVHSLGRGASRALGAVKDKVSRSNDPSRGVKVEVGEKQAAIDVVIVVEYGIPILEAAKNIRTHVTDAVETMTGLEVVEINIDVLDVHVPGTDDDGDDESDSGPKKSRVQ, from the coding sequence ATGGCGACGAACGAGACTCTCGGCGGTACCGCACTGGGAACGGGGAACTCAGACGGGGGAACCCGTGGGACGACCACCATCGCAGACACCGTGGTCTCGACGATCGCGGGCATAGCCGTACGTGAGACCGACGGCGTCCACTCCCTGGGCCGGGGCGCCTCGCGAGCTCTGGGGGCGGTCAAGGACAAGGTGTCCCGCTCCAACGATCCCAGCCGCGGGGTCAAGGTGGAGGTGGGTGAGAAGCAGGCAGCCATCGACGTCGTCATCGTCGTGGAGTACGGCATTCCCATCCTGGAGGCCGCGAAGAACATCCGCACTCATGTGACGGACGCGGTCGAGACGATGACGGGCCTGGAAGTCGTCGAGATCAACATCGACGTGCTGGACGTCCATGTCCCGGGAACCGACGACGACGGCGACGACGAATCGGACAGCGGACCGAAGAAGTCCCGCGTCCAGTGA
- a CDS encoding GlxA family transcriptional regulator, whose translation MPHRIVVLALDGLLPFELGIPQRIFGRSIGSEPLNGGRKLYEVVTCSIRAPGPVHTDADFTITVEHGPEALATADTVVIPASYALGPVYTEGRLTDELAAAFAHIRPGTRMVSICTGSYVLAAAGYLDGRPATTHWTSAEHFQKLFPAVRVDPDVLFIDDGDVLTSAGVAAGIDLCLHIVRRDHGTAVANDVARRTVVPPHRDGGQAQYIQRPVPDAQTAGTTTARAWALGRLERPILLRDLAQQESMSVRTFTRRFREEVGISPVQWLTQQRVERARQLLESTDLSIDQVARDAGFGTPTSLRQHLQAALGVSPTMYRRTFRTTVGDRG comes from the coding sequence GTGCCGCACCGAATCGTCGTTCTCGCCCTCGATGGGCTGCTCCCCTTCGAACTCGGCATCCCCCAAAGGATATTCGGCCGTTCAATCGGATCCGAGCCGCTCAACGGCGGCCGAAAACTCTACGAAGTCGTCACCTGCTCGATCCGCGCGCCCGGCCCGGTCCACACCGACGCGGACTTCACGATCACGGTCGAGCACGGCCCGGAGGCCCTCGCCACCGCCGACACGGTGGTGATCCCCGCCAGTTACGCCCTCGGCCCCGTGTACACCGAGGGCCGGCTCACCGACGAACTCGCCGCCGCGTTCGCCCACATCAGGCCCGGCACCCGGATGGTCTCCATCTGCACCGGCAGCTACGTCCTCGCCGCCGCCGGATATCTCGACGGGCGCCCCGCCACCACCCACTGGACCTCCGCCGAGCACTTCCAGAAGCTCTTCCCGGCGGTCCGGGTCGACCCCGACGTCCTGTTCATCGACGACGGGGACGTCCTGACGTCCGCCGGGGTGGCAGCCGGGATCGACCTCTGCCTGCACATCGTGCGCCGCGACCACGGCACCGCCGTCGCCAACGACGTCGCCCGGCGCACCGTCGTACCACCGCACCGCGACGGCGGCCAGGCCCAGTACATCCAGCGCCCGGTCCCCGACGCCCAGACCGCCGGCACGACCACCGCACGGGCCTGGGCGCTGGGGCGGCTGGAACGGCCGATCCTGCTGCGCGACTTGGCACAGCAGGAGTCGATGAGCGTACGGACGTTCACCCGCCGGTTCCGGGAGGAGGTCGGGATCAGCCCCGTCCAGTGGCTGACCCAGCAGCGGGTGGAGCGGGCCCGTCAACTGCTGGAGTCCACCGACCTGTCGATCGACCAGGTCGCCCGTGACGCCGGCTTCGGCACACCCACCTCGCTGCGGCAGCATCTGCAGGCCGCGCTGGGGGTGTCACCGACGATGTACCGCCGGACGTTCCGGACGACGGTGGGAGACCGCGGCTAG
- a CDS encoding MFS transporter, which translates to MKEKSADHACIPAVDRESALRDSHPLPLLSGSSSQSPRPSPSPLQALPVEPDRLWNRNFRLFFVARTAALFGDGMIPVALTAGLLGAGRPHSSVGYALAAWMGPLALFVLFGGVLADRFTPRRMMIIADALRLIGASALAVSFAVGNPPLWAVYSLSAVAGVGAALFQPGVASTVPRVASDVQRGNAVLRVSEALMTMAGPAFAGILVGLASAGAVYAANAATFLVSGVCLFLLRLAPAPQDDAQRGTFVAELVDGWHEFRARSWLWGVIAIWTVYGFSVLGPMLPLTAVEVTEAHGSGTYGAMMAVNGAGSVVGGLLALRLRPRRPLAAGAVALTGVCVNLLVLGLGMPVFALGVGQFIAGSAFAFWLVMWSTTVQTKVPPEALNRLHAYDVAGSLLMLAAGRALAGPVADRVGAPEVLLAGAVINILVVGVLLVARPIRQLERAA; encoded by the coding sequence GTGAAGGAAAAGTCAGCAGACCACGCCTGCATTCCCGCAGTGGACCGCGAGAGCGCTTTGCGTGATTCGCACCCCTTGCCCCTGTTGTCCGGGTCGTCATCCCAGTCACCTCGGCCGTCCCCGTCACCCCTGCAGGCCCTGCCCGTCGAGCCCGACCGGCTGTGGAACCGAAACTTCCGGCTCTTCTTCGTCGCCCGCACCGCGGCGCTCTTCGGCGACGGAATGATCCCGGTGGCGCTCACCGCGGGCCTGTTGGGGGCGGGGCGCCCGCACTCCTCGGTGGGGTACGCGCTGGCTGCGTGGATGGGCCCGCTGGCGCTGTTCGTGCTCTTCGGCGGGGTGCTGGCGGACCGGTTCACCCCGCGCCGCATGATGATCATCGCGGACGCGCTGCGGCTGATCGGCGCCTCGGCGCTCGCGGTCTCCTTCGCGGTCGGCAACCCGCCGCTGTGGGCGGTGTACTCGCTGAGCGCGGTGGCCGGTGTGGGGGCGGCGCTCTTCCAGCCGGGGGTCGCCTCGACCGTGCCCCGGGTGGCCTCGGACGTACAGCGCGGCAATGCGGTGCTACGGGTCTCCGAGGCGCTGATGACCATGGCGGGCCCGGCGTTCGCGGGCATCCTCGTCGGGCTGGCGAGCGCCGGTGCGGTCTATGCGGCGAACGCCGCGACGTTCCTGGTCTCCGGCGTCTGCCTCTTCCTGCTGCGGCTGGCCCCGGCACCGCAGGACGATGCGCAGCGCGGCACGTTCGTCGCCGAACTGGTCGACGGCTGGCACGAGTTCAGGGCGCGCAGTTGGCTGTGGGGTGTGATCGCGATCTGGACGGTGTACGGCTTCAGCGTGCTCGGTCCGATGCTCCCGCTGACCGCGGTCGAGGTCACCGAGGCGCACGGCTCGGGGACGTACGGCGCGATGATGGCGGTGAACGGCGCCGGCAGCGTCGTCGGTGGCCTGCTCGCCCTGCGGCTGCGGCCGCGCCGCCCGCTGGCGGCGGGCGCCGTCGCGCTGACCGGGGTGTGCGTGAACCTGTTGGTGCTGGGGCTCGGGATGCCCGTGTTCGCGCTGGGGGTCGGCCAGTTCATCGCGGGCTCGGCGTTCGCGTTCTGGCTGGTGATGTGGTCGACGACCGTCCAGACGAAGGTGCCGCCGGAGGCGCTGAACCGGCTGCACGCGTACGACGTGGCCGGATCGCTGCTGATGCTGGCGGCGGGCCGGGCACTGGCGGGGCCGGTCGCGGACCGGGTGGGCGCACCGGAGGTGCTGCTGGCCGGAGCGGTGATCAACATTCTGGTGGTGGGCGTACTGCTGGTGGCCCGGCCGATCCGGCAGCTGGAGAGGGCGGCGTGA
- a CDS encoding DUF2809 domain-containing protein, which produces MRGRGRRAYRTRFVAAGAAAVTVAAGLGVRAVADGAPAKYAGDALYTVLICALVVLCAPRARPPAVAGTGLVLSWAVELLQLTGVPAELSRHGAVARLVLGSTFNAPDLLWYAVGAAAAWGVHTAALRGVRAMAAESRAPVPPTSASR; this is translated from the coding sequence GTGAGGGGGCGCGGGCGAAGGGCGTACCGGACCAGGTTCGTCGCGGCGGGGGCGGCCGCGGTGACGGTCGCGGCCGGTCTCGGCGTACGTGCCGTGGCCGACGGCGCTCCCGCCAAGTACGCCGGGGACGCGCTCTACACGGTCCTGATCTGCGCCCTCGTCGTGCTGTGCGCCCCCCGCGCCCGGCCGCCGGCCGTGGCAGGTACGGGGCTGGTGCTCAGCTGGGCGGTCGAGCTGCTCCAGCTGACCGGGGTGCCCGCGGAGTTGTCCCGGCACGGCGCGGTGGCACGGCTGGTGCTGGGCTCGACGTTCAACGCGCCCGATCTGCTCTGGTACGCGGTGGGCGCGGCGGCGGCCTGGGGCGTGCACACGGCGGCGCTCCGGGGCGTGCGCGCGATGGCGGCTGAGTCCCGCGCGCCCGTTCCTCCGACTTCTGCGTCTCGATGA
- a CDS encoding MFS transporter yields the protein MLSDVTQTTETPARDARRRTAPEARRRPGIHRAWIVAAVTFVTIIGGAAFNSLPGLLIDPLNTEFGWSRGEIGLAVSIDMALYGLTAPFAAALMDRFGIRRVVVVALSAVAAGALASVWMTAAWQLMLYWGLLVGLGTGSMAMAFSATVTNRWFAARRGLVTGVLTAAGASGQLVFLPLCAWIVDRHGWRPASVTVALAALAVVPFVWLLMRDHPADVGLAPYGGEYVEKPAPARGVASRTVRVLFDAARTGPFWLLAGSFAICGASTNGLIRTHFVPSAHDHHMPITAAASLLAVIGIFDIIGTVFSGWLTDRFDARRLLAVYYALRGVSLLFLPILLQPTVEPPMVFFIVFYGLDWVATVPPTLALCREQYGEDSAIVFGWVLASHQVGAAMVAFLGGVARDHFGSYNVVWYAAGALCAVAALMALMIRRVRGPVDTVTT from the coding sequence ATGCTGAGTGACGTGACCCAGACAACCGAGACTCCCGCCCGGGACGCCCGCCGGCGGACCGCCCCCGAGGCGCGGCGCCGGCCAGGTATCCACCGCGCCTGGATCGTCGCCGCCGTCACCTTCGTGACGATCATCGGCGGCGCGGCCTTCAACTCCCTTCCCGGGCTGCTCATCGACCCCCTGAACACGGAGTTCGGCTGGTCGCGCGGGGAGATCGGTCTCGCGGTCTCCATCGACATGGCGCTGTACGGGCTCACCGCGCCGTTCGCCGCCGCGCTGATGGACCGGTTCGGCATCCGCCGGGTCGTGGTCGTCGCGCTCAGCGCGGTCGCCGCCGGGGCGCTGGCCAGTGTCTGGATGACGGCCGCCTGGCAGTTGATGCTCTATTGGGGGCTGCTCGTCGGCCTCGGCACCGGTTCGATGGCGATGGCCTTCTCCGCGACGGTGACCAACCGCTGGTTCGCCGCCCGGCGGGGCCTGGTCACCGGCGTCCTCACCGCGGCCGGCGCCTCCGGTCAGCTGGTGTTCCTCCCGCTCTGCGCCTGGATCGTCGACAGGCACGGCTGGCGCCCGGCCTCGGTGACCGTCGCGCTCGCCGCCCTGGCCGTCGTCCCGTTCGTCTGGCTCCTGATGCGCGACCACCCGGCCGACGTGGGCCTGGCGCCGTACGGCGGGGAGTACGTGGAGAAGCCCGCGCCCGCGCGGGGTGTGGCGAGCCGGACCGTACGCGTGCTGTTCGACGCCGCCCGCACCGGACCGTTCTGGCTGCTGGCGGGGTCCTTCGCGATCTGCGGAGCCTCGACCAACGGCCTGATCCGCACCCACTTCGTGCCCTCGGCGCACGACCACCACATGCCCATCACCGCCGCGGCCTCGCTGCTGGCCGTCATCGGGATCTTCGACATCATCGGTACGGTCTTCTCGGGCTGGCTCACCGACCGCTTCGACGCCCGCCGCCTGCTGGCCGTCTACTACGCGCTGCGCGGGGTCTCGCTGCTGTTCCTGCCGATCCTGCTGCAGCCCACCGTGGAGCCGCCGATGGTCTTCTTCATCGTGTTCTACGGACTGGACTGGGTCGCCACGGTTCCGCCGACCCTGGCCCTGTGCCGCGAGCAGTACGGCGAGGACAGCGCGATCGTCTTCGGCTGGGTCCTGGCCTCCCACCAGGTGGGTGCGGCGATGGTGGCGTTCCTGGGCGGGGTGGCGCGCGACCACTTCGGCTCGTACAACGTGGTCTGGTACGCGGCGGGGGCACTGTGCGCGGTGGCGGCGCTGATGGCGCTGATGATCAGGCGGGTCCGGGGGCCGGTGGACACCGTCACCACGTGA
- a CDS encoding flavin reductase family protein: MAATAVRYLRSVGAATAAAPVPVDPLPRPTLRAVADDERLPVDPGEFRRVLGHFASGVTIVTAHDPGDAAGPAGFACQSFASLSLDPPLVTFMVARTSTTWPRIARAGAFCVNILGAQQGALCRSFAVSGADKFAGVAHTPAPATGSPLLDSVPAWVNCRIQAVHTGGDHLIVVGRVEALGAATDEDGDGSGPLLFHQGAFGRFSR; this comes from the coding sequence ATGGCCGCAACCGCCGTCCGCTACCTCAGGTCCGTCGGCGCCGCGACGGCCGCCGCTCCGGTGCCGGTCGATCCGCTGCCGCGCCCGACTCTGCGAGCCGTCGCCGACGACGAGCGGCTGCCCGTCGATCCGGGCGAATTCCGCCGGGTGCTCGGGCACTTCGCCAGCGGGGTCACCATCGTCACCGCGCACGACCCGGGCGACGCGGCCGGTCCGGCCGGCTTCGCCTGCCAGTCGTTCGCCTCGCTCTCGCTGGACCCGCCGCTGGTCACGTTCATGGTCGCCCGTACGTCGACGACCTGGCCGCGCATCGCCCGCGCCGGGGCCTTCTGCGTCAACATCCTGGGGGCGCAACAGGGTGCGCTGTGCCGGTCGTTCGCGGTCAGCGGGGCCGACAAGTTCGCCGGGGTGGCCCACACCCCCGCGCCCGCGACCGGGTCGCCGCTGCTGGACTCCGTGCCCGCCTGGGTCAACTGCCGCATCCAGGCCGTCCACACCGGCGGCGACCACCTGATCGTGGTCGGCCGGGTGGAGGCCCTGGGGGCGGCGACGGACGAGGACGGGGACGGGAGCGGTCCGCTGCTGTTCCACCAGGGGGCGTTCGGGCGCTTCAGCCGCTGA